Proteins encoded in a region of the Lathamus discolor isolate bLatDis1 chromosome Z, bLatDis1.hap1, whole genome shotgun sequence genome:
- the RIPOR1 gene encoding rho family-interacting cell polarization regulator 1 isoform X3, with translation MSLSVRPQRRVLVTKINRSQSFAGVNSTADRPFRNLSPFTPTVSRKTGSRVSRMFSMSHKSPPPKVPQPNRLDEVYEALKKGLTAYLEVHQLELEKLSTQIRESKRNSRLGFLYDLDKQVKSIERFLRRLEFHASKIDELYEAYCIQRRLRDGAHNMVKAYSTGSPGSREARESLAEASKGYKEYTENMCLLENELESQLGEFHVRMKGLAGFARLCAGDQYEIFMKYGRQRWKLRGRIEVNSKQVWDSEEMVFLPLVTEFLSIKVTELKSLANHVVVGNVSCETKDLFAALPQVVAVDINDLGTLKLSLEVTWNPFDKDDQPSAASTVNKASTVNKRFSTYNQSPPDTPSLREQAFYNMLRRQEELENGTAWSISSESSDDSSSPQLPSSARHAVHKPIVQPELQALAPAIEISFSQQQQEAEPGTGASFPTAESQPEELGSRKKEAVANGHVPYSRTLSHISEASVDTTMEAKAAESPWELGPSPQDTGTAEQDMDPIPCASVAAVAPAHDRGAEVKPCASVAWATTSEVEQVQNQVPAQGSCSTGVFMAPAQASMDESPVTTTPLPASVPEVPRGKVVDSGLEEAISLLGSALDDYRGQFPELHPLERELKHLEEMLLQKQGVFLSRASSISLTVEHALESFSFLNTSDMEDSEGSEEEPLQDERRAGRPQRGSRAPSAGETGAEDTGMCSGSEASTDPLSTGNEFLDKALVLHLNNCNRLLLKLGTFGPLRCQEMYALDRLLREAQVLEIVCQLTEERAGAAASAIEVVQFSTRKEGVLPLWDCCVEAPNVYSCPVERFLQVLSTQYAAPINEQHPGLADAVCVKLVEDVLNRRLPRRPGSAQGEQVTIFQYWSHFESLGTLVLDTYMMELAEEAMLAQNLNSDDQDVVLRALKRMPEGRLKKEGLKALSLLIVEGNSKVVSAVSAQLRSLAENPRFRQRALVCYLEQLEDEEVQTRVAGCAALGCLKAKESIEQLVYLCQTDKEPVREAAKQSLMLCGEDGKSAHRRLEETLDSLPRIFAPASMASTAF, from the exons ATGTCACTGTCTGTGCGCCCGCAGCGCCGAGTCCTCGTCACCAAGATCAATAGGAGCCAGTCCTTCGCTGGAGTGAACTCAACAGCTGACCGGCCCTTCAG GAACCTCTCGCCCTTCACCCCTACCGTCTCCCGCAAGACTGGCTCCAGGGTCAGTAGGATGTTCTCAATGTCCCACAAATCCCCACCACCCAAGGTGCCTCAGCCCAACCGCCTGGACGAGGTGTACGAAGCTCTCAAGAAGGGCCTGAC AGCCTACCTGGAGGTGCACCAGCTGGAACTGGAGAAGCTCAGCACCCAGATCCGTGAGTCCAAGAGGAATTCACGCCTG gGCTTTCTCTACGATCTGGATAAG caagTGAAGTCAATCGAGCGCTTCCTGCGTCGCCTGGAGTTTCATGCTAGCAAG ATAGATGAGCTCTATGAGGCTTATTGCATCCAACGGCGGCTCCGTGATGGAGCCCACAACATGGTCAAGGCTTACAGCACTGGCTCACCGGGCAGCCGGGAGGCACGCGAGAGCCTGGCCGAGGCCAGCAAGGGCTACAAGGAGTACACAGAG AATATGTGTCTGTTGGAGAATGAGCTGGAGAGCCAGCTGGGCGAGTTCCATGTCCGGATGAAAG GACTGGCAGGCTTTGCCCGGCTTTGTGCTGGTGACCAGTATGAG ATCTTCATGAAGTACGGACGGCAGCGGTGGAAGCTGCGTGGCCGCATTGAGGTGAACAGCAAGCAGGTGTGGGACAGCGAGGAAATGGTTTTCTTGCCCCTTGTCACCGAGTTCCTCTCCATCAAG gtGACGGAGCTAAAGAGCCTAGCCAACCATGTTGTGGTGGGCAATGTGTCCTGCGAGACCAAGGACCTCTTTGCAGCTCTACCCCAGGTAGTGGCTGTGGATATCAATGACTTGGGCACCCTCAAACTCAGCCTGGAGGTGACCTGGAA cccctttGACAAGGACGACCAGCCCTCAGCGGCCAGCACCGTCAACAAGGCCTCTACAGTGAACAAGAGGTTCTCCACCTACAACCAGAGCCCGCCTGACACGCCATCCCTGCGGGAACAGGCTTTCTAT AACATGCTGCGCcgccaggaggagctggagaatgGCACAGCCTGGTCCATCTCCTCCGAGTCCTCCGACGACTCCTCCAGCCCACAGCTGCCCAGCAGTGCCCGCCACGCTGTGCACAAGCCCATAGTGCAGCCGGAGCTGCAAGCTTTGGCACCCGCCATCGAGATCtccttctcccagcagcagcaggaggctgagccTGGCACTGGGGCCAGCTTTCCCACTGCTGAGAGCCAGCCAGAGGAGCTGGGCAGCCGTAAGAAGGAAGCGGTGGCCAATGGGCATGTGCCCTACTCCCGGACTCTGAGCCACATCAGTGAGGCCAGCGTGGACACCACAATGGAGGCCAAGGCTGCAGAGAGCCCCTGGGAGCTCGGACCCAGCCCGCAGGACACGGGGACTGCTGAGCAGGACATGGACCCCATCCCCTGCGCCTCAGTGGCAGCGGTGGCACCAGCACATGACAGGGGTGCTGAGGTCAAGCCTTGTGCCTCTGTGGCATGGGCCACCACCAGCGAGGTCGAGCAAGTGCAGAACCAGGTGCCAGcacagggaagctgcagcaCTGGTGTCTTCATGGCACCAGCACAAGCGTCCATGGATGAGAGCCCGGTGACAACCACACCGCTGCCCGCCAGTGTCCCTGAGGTGCCCCGGGGGAAGGTGGTGGATTCGGGTCTGGAGGAGGCCATCAGCCTCCTGGGCTCGGCCCTGGATGACTATCGGGGGCAGTTCCCAGAGCTACATCCCCTTGAACGGGAGCTCAAGCACCTGGAGGAGATGCTTCTG cagaagcaaggTGTCTTCCTCAGCCGGGCCTCCAGCATCAGCCTGACAGTGGAGCACGCACTGGAGAGCTTCAGCTTTCTCAACACCTCAGATATGGAGGACTCCGAGGGCTCTGAGGAAGAGCCTCTCCAAGACGAGAG GAGGGCTGGCAGACCGCAGCGTGGCAGCAGGGCCCCCAGCGCAGGCGAGACTGGTGCAGAAGACACCGGCATGTGCAGTGGCTCTGAGGCCAGCACCGACCCCCTGAGCACTGGCAATGAGTTCCTGGATAAGGCCCTGGTGCTTCACCTCAACAACTGCAATCGCctgctgctg AAACTGGGCACCTTCGGTCCCCTGCGGTGCCAGGAGATGTACGCCCTGGACAGGCTGCTGCGGGAGGCGCAGGTTCTGGAGATTGTGTGCCAGCTCACAGAGGAGCGAGCGGGAGCAGCTGCCTCTGCCATCGAAG TGGTGCAGTTCTCGACACGAAAGGAGGGTGTGCTGCCCCTCTGGGACTGCTGCGTGGAAGCCCCCAACGTCTACTCCTGCCCTGTGGAGCGGTTCCTGCAGGTGCTCAGCACACAGTACGCAGCACCCATCAATGAGCAGCACCCTGGCCTGGCTGATGCTG TTTGtgtgaaactggtggaggatgTGCTGAATCGGCGGCTGCCCCGGCGGCCTGGCAGTGCCCAGGGCGAGCAGGTCACTATCTTCCAGTACTGGAGCCACTTTGAGTCGCTTGGCACCCTGGTGCTTGACACCTACATgatggagctggcagaggaag CAATGCTGGCACAGAACCTCAACTCGGATGACCAGGATGTGGTGCTGCGTGCCCTGAAGCGCATGCCTGAAGGCCGCCTCAAGAAGGAGGGACTGAAAGCGCTGAGCCTGCTCATTGTGGAGGGCAACAGCAAGGTGGTGAGCGCCGTGTCAGCCCAGCTCCGCAGCCTGGCAGAGAATCCCCGCTTCCGACAACGG GCCCTTGTGTGCTACCTAGAGCAGCTGGAGGACGAGGAGGTGCAGACGCGCGTGGCAGGGTGTGCAGCACTGGGCTGTCTGAAG gccaaGGAAAGCATCGAGCAGCTGGTTTACTTGTGCCAAACTGACAAGGAGCCTGTGCGGGAGGCAGCCAAGCAGAGCTTGATGCTGTGTG GGGAAGATGGCAAATCAGCTCACCGGCGGCTGGAGGAGACCCTGGACAGCCTCCCGCGGATCTTTGCCCCAGCCAGCATGGCCAGCACAGCTTTCTGA
- the RIPOR1 gene encoding rho family-interacting cell polarization regulator 1 isoform X1, with protein MERAGVGAAKSLNELPACSPSMGVEQRGCTEPGPLSPCALSPASPGTWRPSRSHSTMSLSVRPQRRVLVTKINRSQSFAGVNSTADRPFRNLSPFTPTVSRKTGSRVSRMFSMSHKSPPPKVPQPNRLDEVYEALKKGLTAYLEVHQLELEKLSTQIRESKRNSRLGFLYDLDKQVKSIERFLRRLEFHASKIDELYEAYCIQRRLRDGAHNMVKAYSTGSPGSREARESLAEASKGYKEYTENMCLLENELESQLGEFHVRMKGLAGFARLCAGDQYEIFMKYGRQRWKLRGRIEVNSKQVWDSEEMVFLPLVTEFLSIKVTELKSLANHVVVGNVSCETKDLFAALPQVVAVDINDLGTLKLSLEVTWNPFDKDDQPSAASTVNKASTVNKRFSTYNQSPPDTPSLREQAFYNMLRRQEELENGTAWSISSESSDDSSSPQLPSSARHAVHKPIVQPELQALAPAIEISFSQQQQEAEPGTGASFPTAESQPEELGSRKKEAVANGHVPYSRTLSHISEASVDTTMEAKAAESPWELGPSPQDTGTAEQDMDPIPCASVAAVAPAHDRGAEVKPCASVAWATTSEVEQVQNQVPAQGSCSTGVFMAPAQASMDESPVTTTPLPASVPEVPRGKVVDSGLEEAISLLGSALDDYRGQFPELHPLERELKHLEEMLLQKQGVFLSRASSISLTVEHALESFSFLNTSDMEDSEGSEEEPLQDERRAGRPQRGSRAPSAGETGAEDTGMCSGSEASTDPLSTGNEFLDKALVLHLNNCNRLLLKLGTFGPLRCQEMYALDRLLREAQVLEIVCQLTEERAGAAASAIEVVQFSTRKEGVLPLWDCCVEAPNVYSCPVERFLQVLSTQYAAPINEQHPGLADAVCVKLVEDVLNRRLPRRPGSAQGEQVTIFQYWSHFESLGTLVLDTYMMELAEEAMLAQNLNSDDQDVVLRALKRMPEGRLKKEGLKALSLLIVEGNSKVVSAVSAQLRSLAENPRFRQRALVCYLEQLEDEEVQTRVAGCAALGCLKAKESIEQLVYLCQTDKEPVREAAKQSLMLCGEDGKSAHRRLEETLDSLPRIFAPASMASTAF; from the exons GGAGGCCCTCCAGGTCACACTCAACGATGTCACTGTCTGTGCGCCCGCAGCGCCGAGTCCTCGTCACCAAGATCAATAGGAGCCAGTCCTTCGCTGGAGTGAACTCAACAGCTGACCGGCCCTTCAG GAACCTCTCGCCCTTCACCCCTACCGTCTCCCGCAAGACTGGCTCCAGGGTCAGTAGGATGTTCTCAATGTCCCACAAATCCCCACCACCCAAGGTGCCTCAGCCCAACCGCCTGGACGAGGTGTACGAAGCTCTCAAGAAGGGCCTGAC AGCCTACCTGGAGGTGCACCAGCTGGAACTGGAGAAGCTCAGCACCCAGATCCGTGAGTCCAAGAGGAATTCACGCCTG gGCTTTCTCTACGATCTGGATAAG caagTGAAGTCAATCGAGCGCTTCCTGCGTCGCCTGGAGTTTCATGCTAGCAAG ATAGATGAGCTCTATGAGGCTTATTGCATCCAACGGCGGCTCCGTGATGGAGCCCACAACATGGTCAAGGCTTACAGCACTGGCTCACCGGGCAGCCGGGAGGCACGCGAGAGCCTGGCCGAGGCCAGCAAGGGCTACAAGGAGTACACAGAG AATATGTGTCTGTTGGAGAATGAGCTGGAGAGCCAGCTGGGCGAGTTCCATGTCCGGATGAAAG GACTGGCAGGCTTTGCCCGGCTTTGTGCTGGTGACCAGTATGAG ATCTTCATGAAGTACGGACGGCAGCGGTGGAAGCTGCGTGGCCGCATTGAGGTGAACAGCAAGCAGGTGTGGGACAGCGAGGAAATGGTTTTCTTGCCCCTTGTCACCGAGTTCCTCTCCATCAAG gtGACGGAGCTAAAGAGCCTAGCCAACCATGTTGTGGTGGGCAATGTGTCCTGCGAGACCAAGGACCTCTTTGCAGCTCTACCCCAGGTAGTGGCTGTGGATATCAATGACTTGGGCACCCTCAAACTCAGCCTGGAGGTGACCTGGAA cccctttGACAAGGACGACCAGCCCTCAGCGGCCAGCACCGTCAACAAGGCCTCTACAGTGAACAAGAGGTTCTCCACCTACAACCAGAGCCCGCCTGACACGCCATCCCTGCGGGAACAGGCTTTCTAT AACATGCTGCGCcgccaggaggagctggagaatgGCACAGCCTGGTCCATCTCCTCCGAGTCCTCCGACGACTCCTCCAGCCCACAGCTGCCCAGCAGTGCCCGCCACGCTGTGCACAAGCCCATAGTGCAGCCGGAGCTGCAAGCTTTGGCACCCGCCATCGAGATCtccttctcccagcagcagcaggaggctgagccTGGCACTGGGGCCAGCTTTCCCACTGCTGAGAGCCAGCCAGAGGAGCTGGGCAGCCGTAAGAAGGAAGCGGTGGCCAATGGGCATGTGCCCTACTCCCGGACTCTGAGCCACATCAGTGAGGCCAGCGTGGACACCACAATGGAGGCCAAGGCTGCAGAGAGCCCCTGGGAGCTCGGACCCAGCCCGCAGGACACGGGGACTGCTGAGCAGGACATGGACCCCATCCCCTGCGCCTCAGTGGCAGCGGTGGCACCAGCACATGACAGGGGTGCTGAGGTCAAGCCTTGTGCCTCTGTGGCATGGGCCACCACCAGCGAGGTCGAGCAAGTGCAGAACCAGGTGCCAGcacagggaagctgcagcaCTGGTGTCTTCATGGCACCAGCACAAGCGTCCATGGATGAGAGCCCGGTGACAACCACACCGCTGCCCGCCAGTGTCCCTGAGGTGCCCCGGGGGAAGGTGGTGGATTCGGGTCTGGAGGAGGCCATCAGCCTCCTGGGCTCGGCCCTGGATGACTATCGGGGGCAGTTCCCAGAGCTACATCCCCTTGAACGGGAGCTCAAGCACCTGGAGGAGATGCTTCTG cagaagcaaggTGTCTTCCTCAGCCGGGCCTCCAGCATCAGCCTGACAGTGGAGCACGCACTGGAGAGCTTCAGCTTTCTCAACACCTCAGATATGGAGGACTCCGAGGGCTCTGAGGAAGAGCCTCTCCAAGACGAGAG GAGGGCTGGCAGACCGCAGCGTGGCAGCAGGGCCCCCAGCGCAGGCGAGACTGGTGCAGAAGACACCGGCATGTGCAGTGGCTCTGAGGCCAGCACCGACCCCCTGAGCACTGGCAATGAGTTCCTGGATAAGGCCCTGGTGCTTCACCTCAACAACTGCAATCGCctgctgctg AAACTGGGCACCTTCGGTCCCCTGCGGTGCCAGGAGATGTACGCCCTGGACAGGCTGCTGCGGGAGGCGCAGGTTCTGGAGATTGTGTGCCAGCTCACAGAGGAGCGAGCGGGAGCAGCTGCCTCTGCCATCGAAG TGGTGCAGTTCTCGACACGAAAGGAGGGTGTGCTGCCCCTCTGGGACTGCTGCGTGGAAGCCCCCAACGTCTACTCCTGCCCTGTGGAGCGGTTCCTGCAGGTGCTCAGCACACAGTACGCAGCACCCATCAATGAGCAGCACCCTGGCCTGGCTGATGCTG TTTGtgtgaaactggtggaggatgTGCTGAATCGGCGGCTGCCCCGGCGGCCTGGCAGTGCCCAGGGCGAGCAGGTCACTATCTTCCAGTACTGGAGCCACTTTGAGTCGCTTGGCACCCTGGTGCTTGACACCTACATgatggagctggcagaggaag CAATGCTGGCACAGAACCTCAACTCGGATGACCAGGATGTGGTGCTGCGTGCCCTGAAGCGCATGCCTGAAGGCCGCCTCAAGAAGGAGGGACTGAAAGCGCTGAGCCTGCTCATTGTGGAGGGCAACAGCAAGGTGGTGAGCGCCGTGTCAGCCCAGCTCCGCAGCCTGGCAGAGAATCCCCGCTTCCGACAACGG GCCCTTGTGTGCTACCTAGAGCAGCTGGAGGACGAGGAGGTGCAGACGCGCGTGGCAGGGTGTGCAGCACTGGGCTGTCTGAAG gccaaGGAAAGCATCGAGCAGCTGGTTTACTTGTGCCAAACTGACAAGGAGCCTGTGCGGGAGGCAGCCAAGCAGAGCTTGATGCTGTGTG GGGAAGATGGCAAATCAGCTCACCGGCGGCTGGAGGAGACCCTGGACAGCCTCCCGCGGATCTTTGCCCCAGCCAGCATGGCCAGCACAGCTTTCTGA
- the RIPOR1 gene encoding rho family-interacting cell polarization regulator 1 isoform X2, with protein sequence MNGKPKGRPSRSHSTMSLSVRPQRRVLVTKINRSQSFAGVNSTADRPFRNLSPFTPTVSRKTGSRVSRMFSMSHKSPPPKVPQPNRLDEVYEALKKGLTAYLEVHQLELEKLSTQIRESKRNSRLGFLYDLDKQVKSIERFLRRLEFHASKIDELYEAYCIQRRLRDGAHNMVKAYSTGSPGSREARESLAEASKGYKEYTENMCLLENELESQLGEFHVRMKGLAGFARLCAGDQYEIFMKYGRQRWKLRGRIEVNSKQVWDSEEMVFLPLVTEFLSIKVTELKSLANHVVVGNVSCETKDLFAALPQVVAVDINDLGTLKLSLEVTWNPFDKDDQPSAASTVNKASTVNKRFSTYNQSPPDTPSLREQAFYNMLRRQEELENGTAWSISSESSDDSSSPQLPSSARHAVHKPIVQPELQALAPAIEISFSQQQQEAEPGTGASFPTAESQPEELGSRKKEAVANGHVPYSRTLSHISEASVDTTMEAKAAESPWELGPSPQDTGTAEQDMDPIPCASVAAVAPAHDRGAEVKPCASVAWATTSEVEQVQNQVPAQGSCSTGVFMAPAQASMDESPVTTTPLPASVPEVPRGKVVDSGLEEAISLLGSALDDYRGQFPELHPLERELKHLEEMLLQKQGVFLSRASSISLTVEHALESFSFLNTSDMEDSEGSEEEPLQDERRAGRPQRGSRAPSAGETGAEDTGMCSGSEASTDPLSTGNEFLDKALVLHLNNCNRLLLKLGTFGPLRCQEMYALDRLLREAQVLEIVCQLTEERAGAAASAIEVVQFSTRKEGVLPLWDCCVEAPNVYSCPVERFLQVLSTQYAAPINEQHPGLADAVCVKLVEDVLNRRLPRRPGSAQGEQVTIFQYWSHFESLGTLVLDTYMMELAEEAMLAQNLNSDDQDVVLRALKRMPEGRLKKEGLKALSLLIVEGNSKVVSAVSAQLRSLAENPRFRQRALVCYLEQLEDEEVQTRVAGCAALGCLKAKESIEQLVYLCQTDKEPVREAAKQSLMLCGEDGKSAHRRLEETLDSLPRIFAPASMASTAF encoded by the exons GGAGGCCCTCCAGGTCACACTCAACGATGTCACTGTCTGTGCGCCCGCAGCGCCGAGTCCTCGTCACCAAGATCAATAGGAGCCAGTCCTTCGCTGGAGTGAACTCAACAGCTGACCGGCCCTTCAG GAACCTCTCGCCCTTCACCCCTACCGTCTCCCGCAAGACTGGCTCCAGGGTCAGTAGGATGTTCTCAATGTCCCACAAATCCCCACCACCCAAGGTGCCTCAGCCCAACCGCCTGGACGAGGTGTACGAAGCTCTCAAGAAGGGCCTGAC AGCCTACCTGGAGGTGCACCAGCTGGAACTGGAGAAGCTCAGCACCCAGATCCGTGAGTCCAAGAGGAATTCACGCCTG gGCTTTCTCTACGATCTGGATAAG caagTGAAGTCAATCGAGCGCTTCCTGCGTCGCCTGGAGTTTCATGCTAGCAAG ATAGATGAGCTCTATGAGGCTTATTGCATCCAACGGCGGCTCCGTGATGGAGCCCACAACATGGTCAAGGCTTACAGCACTGGCTCACCGGGCAGCCGGGAGGCACGCGAGAGCCTGGCCGAGGCCAGCAAGGGCTACAAGGAGTACACAGAG AATATGTGTCTGTTGGAGAATGAGCTGGAGAGCCAGCTGGGCGAGTTCCATGTCCGGATGAAAG GACTGGCAGGCTTTGCCCGGCTTTGTGCTGGTGACCAGTATGAG ATCTTCATGAAGTACGGACGGCAGCGGTGGAAGCTGCGTGGCCGCATTGAGGTGAACAGCAAGCAGGTGTGGGACAGCGAGGAAATGGTTTTCTTGCCCCTTGTCACCGAGTTCCTCTCCATCAAG gtGACGGAGCTAAAGAGCCTAGCCAACCATGTTGTGGTGGGCAATGTGTCCTGCGAGACCAAGGACCTCTTTGCAGCTCTACCCCAGGTAGTGGCTGTGGATATCAATGACTTGGGCACCCTCAAACTCAGCCTGGAGGTGACCTGGAA cccctttGACAAGGACGACCAGCCCTCAGCGGCCAGCACCGTCAACAAGGCCTCTACAGTGAACAAGAGGTTCTCCACCTACAACCAGAGCCCGCCTGACACGCCATCCCTGCGGGAACAGGCTTTCTAT AACATGCTGCGCcgccaggaggagctggagaatgGCACAGCCTGGTCCATCTCCTCCGAGTCCTCCGACGACTCCTCCAGCCCACAGCTGCCCAGCAGTGCCCGCCACGCTGTGCACAAGCCCATAGTGCAGCCGGAGCTGCAAGCTTTGGCACCCGCCATCGAGATCtccttctcccagcagcagcaggaggctgagccTGGCACTGGGGCCAGCTTTCCCACTGCTGAGAGCCAGCCAGAGGAGCTGGGCAGCCGTAAGAAGGAAGCGGTGGCCAATGGGCATGTGCCCTACTCCCGGACTCTGAGCCACATCAGTGAGGCCAGCGTGGACACCACAATGGAGGCCAAGGCTGCAGAGAGCCCCTGGGAGCTCGGACCCAGCCCGCAGGACACGGGGACTGCTGAGCAGGACATGGACCCCATCCCCTGCGCCTCAGTGGCAGCGGTGGCACCAGCACATGACAGGGGTGCTGAGGTCAAGCCTTGTGCCTCTGTGGCATGGGCCACCACCAGCGAGGTCGAGCAAGTGCAGAACCAGGTGCCAGcacagggaagctgcagcaCTGGTGTCTTCATGGCACCAGCACAAGCGTCCATGGATGAGAGCCCGGTGACAACCACACCGCTGCCCGCCAGTGTCCCTGAGGTGCCCCGGGGGAAGGTGGTGGATTCGGGTCTGGAGGAGGCCATCAGCCTCCTGGGCTCGGCCCTGGATGACTATCGGGGGCAGTTCCCAGAGCTACATCCCCTTGAACGGGAGCTCAAGCACCTGGAGGAGATGCTTCTG cagaagcaaggTGTCTTCCTCAGCCGGGCCTCCAGCATCAGCCTGACAGTGGAGCACGCACTGGAGAGCTTCAGCTTTCTCAACACCTCAGATATGGAGGACTCCGAGGGCTCTGAGGAAGAGCCTCTCCAAGACGAGAG GAGGGCTGGCAGACCGCAGCGTGGCAGCAGGGCCCCCAGCGCAGGCGAGACTGGTGCAGAAGACACCGGCATGTGCAGTGGCTCTGAGGCCAGCACCGACCCCCTGAGCACTGGCAATGAGTTCCTGGATAAGGCCCTGGTGCTTCACCTCAACAACTGCAATCGCctgctgctg AAACTGGGCACCTTCGGTCCCCTGCGGTGCCAGGAGATGTACGCCCTGGACAGGCTGCTGCGGGAGGCGCAGGTTCTGGAGATTGTGTGCCAGCTCACAGAGGAGCGAGCGGGAGCAGCTGCCTCTGCCATCGAAG TGGTGCAGTTCTCGACACGAAAGGAGGGTGTGCTGCCCCTCTGGGACTGCTGCGTGGAAGCCCCCAACGTCTACTCCTGCCCTGTGGAGCGGTTCCTGCAGGTGCTCAGCACACAGTACGCAGCACCCATCAATGAGCAGCACCCTGGCCTGGCTGATGCTG TTTGtgtgaaactggtggaggatgTGCTGAATCGGCGGCTGCCCCGGCGGCCTGGCAGTGCCCAGGGCGAGCAGGTCACTATCTTCCAGTACTGGAGCCACTTTGAGTCGCTTGGCACCCTGGTGCTTGACACCTACATgatggagctggcagaggaag CAATGCTGGCACAGAACCTCAACTCGGATGACCAGGATGTGGTGCTGCGTGCCCTGAAGCGCATGCCTGAAGGCCGCCTCAAGAAGGAGGGACTGAAAGCGCTGAGCCTGCTCATTGTGGAGGGCAACAGCAAGGTGGTGAGCGCCGTGTCAGCCCAGCTCCGCAGCCTGGCAGAGAATCCCCGCTTCCGACAACGG GCCCTTGTGTGCTACCTAGAGCAGCTGGAGGACGAGGAGGTGCAGACGCGCGTGGCAGGGTGTGCAGCACTGGGCTGTCTGAAG gccaaGGAAAGCATCGAGCAGCTGGTTTACTTGTGCCAAACTGACAAGGAGCCTGTGCGGGAGGCAGCCAAGCAGAGCTTGATGCTGTGTG GGGAAGATGGCAAATCAGCTCACCGGCGGCTGGAGGAGACCCTGGACAGCCTCCCGCGGATCTTTGCCCCAGCCAGCATGGCCAGCACAGCTTTCTGA